A genome region from Manis javanica isolate MJ-LG chromosome 3, MJ_LKY, whole genome shotgun sequence includes the following:
- the MRPL39 gene encoding large ribosomal subunit protein mL39, producing the protein MTPVGAYKGNTVFPQSPRGGGPALGPSNPCHPPRLWEVPLLQTPDLGQLILNEAAWRLLVGARSQSAGSGTEVSSGTRGARSGFPGRKTGEDFRGAVPAVAEEAMAGAVRVCRLCRAAPGGGAAWRFIATSPASRLSPTELTEMQNDLFNKEKNKQLSLTPRTEKIEVKHVGDTDPGTIFVMNKNISTPYSCAMHLSEWYCSKSILALVDGQPWDMYKPLTKSCEIKFLTFKDQDPGEVNKAYWRSCAMVMGCVIERAFKDDYVVSLVRAPEVPVIAGAFCYDVVLDKRLDEWMPTKENLRSFTKDARALIYKDLPFETLEVEAKVAVEIFQHNKYKIVFIEEKAAQNPERIVKLHRFGDFIDVSEGPLIPRTSICSQYEVSAVHNIQATQLSLVRRFQGLSLPVHLRAHFTIWGKLLERSRKMVTEAQTKPTEESMST; encoded by the exons ATGACGCCTGTCGGAGCCTACAAAGGAAACACCGTTTTCCCGCAGAGCCCACGGGGTGGCGGACCGGCCCTGGGGCCCAGCAACCCCTGTCACCCTCCGCGCCTCTGGGAGGTGCCCCTGCTCCAGACGCCGGACCTCGGGCAACTAATCCTAAACGAGGCCGCTTGGCGCCTCCTGGTGGGAGCACGCAGCCAGAGCGCCGGGTCCGGAACGGAAGTGTCCTCCGGAACGCGGGGTGCGCGATCAGGGTTTCCGGGGAGGAAGACCGGGGAGGACTTCCGTGGGGCTGTTCCTGCGGTTGCAGAGGAGGCAATGGCCGGGGCTGTACGGGTGTGTCGGCTTTGCCGGGCCGCTCCCGGTGGCGGGGCTGCCTGGA GATTTATAGCAACATCACCAGCTTCACGACTCTCACCTACTGAACTGACAGAAATGCAGAATGATCtctttaataaagagaaaaacaagcagTTATCCTTAACTCCCAGAACTGAGAAGATTGAAGTTAAACATGTTGGGGACACTGACCCTGGCACTATCTTCGTGatgaataaaaacatttcaacTCCTTACAGTTGTGCCATGC ATTTAAGTGAGTGGTACTGCAGTAAGTCCATTCTGGCTCTTGTGGATGGACAGCCTTGGGACATGTATAAGCCATTGACCAAATCCTGTGAAATTAAATTTCTTACTTTCAAAGACCAAGATCCAGGAGAAGTGAATAAG gcttATTGGCGTTCTTGTGCCATGGTGATGGGCTGTGTGATAGAGAGGGCATTCAAGGATGACTATGTGGTCAGTTTGGTTAGAGCTCCAGAAGTTCCTG TAATTGCTGGAGCATTCTGCTATGATGTAGTTTTGGATAAGAGACTTGATGAATGGATGCCAACAAAA gagAACCTACGTTCCTTCACAAAAGATGCTCGTGCTTTAATTTATAAAGATCTTCCTTTTGAAACTCTGGAAGTTGAAGCAAAAGTGGCAGTAGAAATATTTCAACACAACAA GTACAAAATAGTTTTCATAGAAGAGAAGGCAGCTCAGAACCCTGAGAGAATAGTCAAGTTACATAG ATTTGGTGACTTCATTGATGTGAGTGAGGGTCCTCTAATTCCAAGAACAAGTATTTGTTCCCAGTATGAGGTGTCTGCAGTTCACAATATTCAAGCTACCCAGTTGAGTCTTGTACGAAGATTCCAGGGCCTCTCTTTACCTGTTCACTTAAGA gcACATTTTACGATATGGGGTAAGCTATTGGAAAGATCTAGGAAAATG GTAACTGAAGCTCAAACTAAACCTACAGAGGAAAGTATGTCTACCTAG